In the Candidatus Angelobacter sp. genome, GTGCTCCCCAAACTCCGCAAGAAGCGGGTGGGCACGATCGTCGCTGGCTGCTATTTTGTCATCCGCATGAAAGACTTGTTGTTGTCAAATGACGTCCATAACCGTGCGACATTGAGAGGTTCCCGACCGGGCCGACCAATAGGTAACTCCGTTTCCCATGTGGACCGCAGCACCGGACTCGACGCTTCAATCGATTATCAGAGGATCGAAAAGGCGATTTCCTATTTGCAATCGCATTTTGTCGAGCAGCCGGACCTTGCGGCCGTTGCCCGCTCGGTTCATTTGAGCGAATATCACTTCCAACGGCTTTTCACCCGATGGGCTGGTGTCAGCCCGAAACGCTTCCTGCAATTCCTCACCGTTGAATACGCGAAGCAGCGCCTGGCCGAGTCAAGATCCGTCCTGGAAGTCACGTTCGATTCGGGCCTGTCAAGTCCGGGTCGCTTGCACGATTTGTTTGTTTCTATCGAGGCCGTCACCCCGGGCGAATTCAAAAAAAACCGCGGCGGAATCGAAATTGACTACGGCACACATGCCTCCCCCTTTGGGACGTGCCTGATCGGCGTAACCAAACGAGGCGTCTGCTGGCTAAGTTTTGTCGGCGACACGTCTCCGGAAGAATCGGTCCGCCAGCTTAAGGAACAGTGGGACGGCGCCTTGTTTTACGAGCGCCCCGAGACCACCGGACCCGTGGCTCGCCGAATTTTTCACGCCCTGGACGGCGCGGACACCGAAGCCTTGAGCGTGCTGGTCGTGGGAACAAATTTTCAAATCAAGGTCTGGAAAGCGCTGTTAACAGTCCCGCCTGGCGCCGTTGTGACCTACGACGAACTCGGCAGGACCCTCGGAAACAAACAATCCGCGCGTGCCATCGGCAACGCCGTTGCCAGCAATCGGATCGCATACCTGATTCCCTGCCATCGCGTCATTCGTAAAAGCGGACTGCCGGGAGGCTATCATTGGGGGGAAGTCCGCAAGCGGGCGATGCTGGGTTGGGAAGCAGCGCGAAGCGCGGCATGACCCGGACACAAAAAAAGCGCGCTGACACCGTCAGAGCGCTTTTTAGGCAACCCGGATTCCGTGCTCAATAGTTCTTCGCCACCTCGGCCCAGTTGATCACGTTCCAGATGGCTTTCAAATAGTCGGGCCGCCGGTTCTGGTATTTCAGATAGTAGGCGTGCTCCCACACGTCCACGCCCAGAAGCGGCTTGCCTTCGCAACCGGCGATTGCCTTGCCCATGAGCGGATTGTCCTGGTTGGCGGTCGAAACAACCTCCAGCTTGCCGTTATTCACGACGAGCCAGGCCCAGCCGCTGCCGAACCTACCCGCCCCCGCCGCCTCGAACTTTTCCTTGAAGGCATCGAAGCTGCC is a window encoding:
- a CDS encoding methylated-DNA--[protein]-cysteine S-methyltransferase; translated protein: MLPKLRKKRVGTIVAGCYFVIRMKDLLLSNDVHNRATLRGSRPGRPIGNSVSHVDRSTGLDASIDYQRIEKAISYLQSHFVEQPDLAAVARSVHLSEYHFQRLFTRWAGVSPKRFLQFLTVEYAKQRLAESRSVLEVTFDSGLSSPGRLHDLFVSIEAVTPGEFKKNRGGIEIDYGTHASPFGTCLIGVTKRGVCWLSFVGDTSPEESVRQLKEQWDGALFYERPETTGPVARRIFHALDGADTEALSVLVVGTNFQIKVWKALLTVPPGAVVTYDELGRTLGNKQSARAIGNAVASNRIAYLIPCHRVIRKSGLPGGYHWGEVRKRAMLGWEAARSAA